The Mycolicibacterium hassiacum DSM 44199 genome includes a window with the following:
- a CDS encoding GNAT family N-acetyltransferase, translated as MADIPVVAAQRRDLRPMARVLARAFQHDPVMTWMVPDTAARERALPRMFATMIRHHYLRTGAPEVAGGEQPGAAALWDPPGKWQQTRLQELVMMPGFLRALGRNVGRAQQVMELMKAQHPEEPHWYLAVIGSDPTVRGAGYGHALMRSRLDRCDAEYCPAYLESCNPDNVPYYERFGFRVTGEIKVPDGPTLWPMWREPR; from the coding sequence GTGGCTGACATCCCGGTGGTCGCGGCGCAGCGCCGCGACCTGCGGCCGATGGCGCGCGTGCTGGCGCGTGCCTTCCAGCACGATCCGGTGATGACGTGGATGGTGCCGGACACGGCGGCGCGTGAGCGGGCGCTGCCGCGGATGTTCGCCACCATGATCCGGCACCACTACCTGCGCACCGGCGCCCCCGAGGTGGCCGGCGGCGAGCAGCCCGGCGCGGCGGCGCTGTGGGATCCGCCGGGCAAGTGGCAGCAGACCCGGCTGCAGGAGCTGGTCATGATGCCCGGGTTCCTGCGCGCGCTGGGCCGCAACGTCGGACGCGCCCAGCAGGTGATGGAGCTGATGAAGGCACAGCACCCGGAGGAGCCGCACTGGTATCTCGCGGTGATCGGCTCCGATCCGACGGTGCGCGGCGCCGGATACGGTCACGCGCTGATGCGGTCCCGGCTGGACCGCTGCGACGCCGAGTACTGCCCGGCGTATCTGGAGTCCTGCAACCCGGACAACGTCCCGTACTACGAGCGGTTCGGGTTCCGGGTGACCGGCGAGATCAAGGTGCCCGACGGGCCGACCCTGTGGCCCATGTGGCGTGAGCCACGATAG
- a CDS encoding ribonuclease Z produces MIEVTLLGTGSPVPDARRAGPSTLVRAGDQTFLVDCGRGVQQRMAAAGTSASALTALLLTHLHSDHIADLGDLLITRWITTFGPDPHPLSIIGPPGTAEVVEATFKAFGHDIGYRIAHHDDLNAPPQVRVHEHTDGEVWNHGGVTIRVAPTDHRPVTPTIGFRVEFADASVVLAGDTVPCPSLDGLAQGAGALVHTVIRRDLVEQAPMQRIRDICDYHSSVEEAADTAERAGVGILILTHYVPAPQPGQEDEWRALAASRFDRQIELGDDLHRVLVHPGMGVRPAG; encoded by the coding sequence ATGATCGAGGTCACCCTGCTCGGGACCGGCAGCCCGGTTCCCGACGCCCGCCGGGCCGGGCCGTCAACGCTGGTGCGGGCCGGTGACCAGACGTTTCTGGTCGACTGCGGCCGCGGGGTGCAGCAGCGGATGGCCGCGGCCGGAACCTCGGCGAGCGCGTTGACGGCGCTATTGCTGACCCACCTGCACAGCGATCACATCGCCGACCTGGGCGACCTGCTGATCACCCGGTGGATCACCACCTTCGGCCCGGATCCGCACCCGCTGTCGATCATCGGCCCGCCGGGCACCGCCGAGGTGGTCGAGGCCACCTTCAAGGCGTTCGGCCACGACATCGGCTACCGGATCGCCCATCACGACGATCTCAACGCCCCACCGCAGGTCCGGGTGCACGAGCACACCGACGGCGAGGTGTGGAACCACGGCGGGGTGACGATCCGGGTGGCGCCTACCGATCACCGCCCGGTCACCCCGACGATCGGGTTCCGGGTCGAGTTCGCCGACGCCTCGGTGGTGCTGGCCGGCGACACCGTGCCGTGCCCGAGCCTCGACGGGCTGGCCCAGGGGGCGGGTGCGCTCGTGCACACGGTGATCCGTCGCGACCTCGTCGAACAGGCGCCGATGCAGCGCATCCGCGACATCTGCGACTACCACTCGTCGGTGGAGGAGGCCGCCGACACCGCCGAACGCGCCGGGGTCGGCATCCTGATCCTCACCCACTACGTGCCCGCGCCGCAGCCGGGTCAGGAGGACGAGTGGCGCGCGTTGGCCGCATCGCGGTTCGACCGGCAGATCGAGCTCGGCGACGACCTGCACCGGGTCCTGGTGCATCCGGGCATGGGCGTCAGGCCGGCCGGCTGA
- a CDS encoding CBS domain-containing protein: MRIADVLRNKGSAVATITPETSVAGLLTELAVHNIGAMVVVSPDGVVGIVSERDVVRALQRRGAELLTQPVSEIMTSMVVTCSPEDSVDSLTRLMTENRVRHVPVLQNGRLAGIVSIGDVVKTRMEELEAQQEQLQAYITRG; encoded by the coding sequence ATGCGGATCGCGGACGTTTTGCGCAACAAGGGTTCGGCGGTGGCCACCATCACCCCGGAGACATCGGTGGCGGGCCTGCTCACCGAGCTGGCCGTGCACAACATCGGGGCGATGGTGGTGGTATCGCCCGACGGGGTGGTCGGGATCGTGTCCGAGCGTGACGTGGTGCGGGCCCTGCAGCGGCGCGGCGCGGAGTTGTTGACGCAGCCGGTCTCGGAGATCATGACGAGCATGGTCGTGACCTGCAGTCCCGAGGATTCGGTGGACAGCCTCACCCGGCTGATGACCGAGAACCGGGTGCGTCATGTCCCGGTGCTCCAGAACGGCCGGCTGGCCGGCATCGTCAGCATCGGCGATGTGGTGAAGACCCGGATGGAGGAGCTCGAGGCGCAGCAGGAGCAGCTGCAGGCCTACATCACCCGTGGCTGA